AACGCTATATGGAATGGGAAAAAAAATATGAGATTGTTGGAGATGTAAGAGGACTTGGCGGAATGGTTGGAATAGAATTTATAAAAAATAAAGAAAAGAAAGATCCAAATCCTGAAATTGTATCAGCAGTTATTCAAGAAGCAGCCCAAAATGGACTTATGATTGAGAACTCGGGTGTTTATGGAAATGTTATCCGCTTTTTAGCACCACTTGTAATTACAGATAAGCAGCTTGAAGCAGGATTAGATATTTTTGAAAAAGCAATTTGTAAGTGCATGCAAAAGTAAGTTATTTTTCTATTATAAATAAATTACACAATTGAATCAAATAATTAAATATAAAAAGGGAGGAAAAAGTATGAGCAAGTATGATGTTATTATTGATACTCTTCCTGCTAAAGGTGACAGAATTGAAATATTATTCCGTCAGGCAGGTGATGGCTTTATTCAAGTAGAATATGGTTATGAACAGAGGGTGGAACTGCTGGATTCCTTTAGAATTCTGGCAGTAGATTCAAAGGTTAAGAAAATGAATATCAAGGGATTAATTGAGACATTACCAAGTTTAAGAGCAAATATGATACATTTTGATCCTACCATTATTTCCCCACAAGAACTTATTGACAAAATTAAAGATGCAGAAGAATCTATTGCTGGTGTTGATGATATGGTAATTGATTCAAGAATCATTACATTACCAATTGCTTTCGAGGATAGCCAGACTAAAAAGGCAGTTGAAATGTATTTAAAACAGATTCGTCCTGATGCACCAAACTGCAAGGATGGATATAATCTTGATTATATGGCCCTATGTAATGGATGCACTGTAGATGATATTAAACATATGTTATTAGATACTTATTGGTATAACAGTGGATGTGGTTTCTGGCCGGGCGGTGGATTTTTCTGGCCAATGGATCCAAGGTGCAAAATGATTGTACCAAAATACAATCCTCCGCGTATATGGACTCCAGAAGGAGCAGTTGGTATTGGTGGAGCTTGCCTATTTACTTACACTACAGCAACTGGTGGTGGGTATCAATTATTTGGACGTACTATTCCTACATTCCAGTTATCAATGAAACATCCACAATTTAAAGACGGACCATTTTTATATCGTCCATCAGGGGATCGCATAAAATTCGTAGAAGTTTCAGAAAAAGAAATATTAGATATATATGATCATGTCCATGAGAAAACAGATTATGTATATGATATCCAGGAAAGCCAAATTGTTGTTAAGGATTATCTGGAATTCCTTGCAAAACCAGAAGTTGTTAAAGGTGCCGAAGAATTTGCAAAGCGCCAGGAACAAGGATCCAAAATAGCACCTAAGCTCTAATAAATAATATAAGAAGGAGGTAAAAAATATGATTAAAGTTATAAACGGTGGAATTGAAGTTTTGGTAGAAGATTGGCCAGGAAGACTTGGATACATGGGACTTGGAATGGCTGCTGCAGGTGCAATGGATAATCTTGCATTACAGCTTGGAAACTTGATTTTAGGAAATAAAAAAGGTGATGCAGCTTTAGAAATTGCCGGCGGTTATTGTCAGTTTGAAATTATAGAAGACGGAGTTATTGCAATAACAGGAAGTGACATGAGACCTACAATTAATGAAAGTGATGTACCAACGTGGCAAGCAATTGCAGTTAAAGCAGGTGACATACTTAAATTTTCACACTTTGGAGAAGCTGGTTTTAGAGCTTATGTGTGTATAGCAGGAGGAATTGATGTCCCAGAATATCTTGGAAGTAAATCAACTTGTCTTTTTGGAAGCTATGGTGGTTTTGAAGGGCGCAAGCTTGCAAAAGATGACGTTATAAAGGTGAATAAAAAAGATGCTTCAGGAATTGCTGGCAAAAAATTAAATCCTAAGTATATACCTGAATACGTGAATGAATGGGAATTAAGAACTATTCCAGGACCTAATTCAGTACCTGACTATGTAACGGAAAATGGAATGGATTATTTGTTTAGTACACCAATGAAAATCTCACATAATGCAAACAGAGCGGCTTATCGTTTGCAGGAAGTACCAGATTATTTTTGGGCACGTGAGGATGGTGGAAAAGGCGGAAGCCACCCTTCAAATATTGTTGATCATGGTTACAATATGCGCGGCGCAGTTAATGTAACTGGAAATACTCCTTCTTTGCTTATTGCAGATGGACCTACATTAGGTGGGTTTGTATGCGTTGCAAATGTTATTAATGCAGACTTGTGGAAAATTGGTCAGGGGATACCTGCAAGGGATAAAGTAAAACTTAAACTGGTTACTGTAGAAGATGCAATAAAAGCACGTAAAGAAAGAGAAGCAATGTTTGAAGCAGTTGATTTAGTGATTGATTAATAAAAATAAAAAATGAAAATGGAGGATAAAATTATGGAATATACATTAAAAGCACATATGCCTGGGCTTGTAGCTCGAGTAGTAGTAAATGTTGGTGACAAAGTTGAAGAAGGACAGGAGCTTGCAGTTATTAATTGTATGAAAACGGAAATGAGCTGCCAGACAGAAAAAGCAGGTGTAGTAAAGAAAGTTCTTGTTGCTGAATGGGATGAAATGGATATAGGATCTCCTATGATTATTTTAGAAGCTTAATGGAGGTGAAGCAGTATGAAGATAGATATTAATGTTGATATGGGCGAAAGCTTCGGACGTTATATCCTTGGAGATGATGAAGCACTTATGCCTTATGTAACATCTGCAAATATTGCAACATGCTTTCATGCCGGCGATCCACTTGTTTTGGAACGTACCGTAAAATGGGCAAAAAAGTATGGAGTGGCAATAGGTGCACATATAGGTCTTCCTGATAGGCAAGGATTTGGAAGAAGGCAGATGGACATTTCAGCTGAAGAACTTAGATCTGACATGTTATACCAGTTAGGAGCAATGGATGCATTTTTAAAATTGCATGATCTTAAAATGCAGCATGTAAAACCTCATGGGATATTGTATCGTATGGTTGGTGAGCAGGAGAAGTATATTGATACTTTTCTTGATACCATTGAAGAATATAATAAAGATCTTTATATCATGCTTCATACAGGATGCGAGGCTTTAAAACGTGCAGAAAAGAGAGGCTTAAAGACAGCACCAGAGGTATTGATTGATCTTGGCTATGATGAAAATGGAAACTGGATGCTTGAAAGAGTTAAGAAAGCACGTTCACCTCAGCAAGTAGCTGATAGGGCTGTTAAGGTTGCAAAGGAGAGAAAAATTGATACTATTGATGGAAAACTAATTGATGTTGATGGATGCACAGTATGTATTCATGGTGATTCACCTAATGCCCTTGAGGTGGCAACTGCAGTTAAAAAATCATTAGAAAGCAGTGGTGTAACAGTTACAGACCTGAATGGATACTTTGGACAAACATAGGAGGAGGAGTAGAGATGAAAAAAATTGAAGCATTAGATGTATCGGTAGCAATTTTAGCAGCAGTATCATGTCTCTTTATGTATATAAAAGTTCCTGTTTGGGCTTTGTTTATAGGCTGGGCATGGTACTTTAGTTTAGGAGCAACTCCAGATCTTATTGCAAAGGGAATACCACCGATGATTACCGGATCAGTACTTGCAATTTTAGCATTTGTTCTTATCAATGTATTTACGGGATTTATGCCAGCTATGGCAGCTACGGTAGTTTCAGTTTTTATTACAGTATTTTTATTAATGATATCACTAAAAATACCTGCCTTAAATATTTCGCTCATGTCATTTAATGCTTATTCATGTATGTTCATAGGTTATGGTGCAGGAGCATATATGGCAATTAAAGGAATGCCTGCTCTACTTAATGCAGCAATTTGGATTACAGGAGCAAATTTCATTGGATTGATTTTTGGGTGGATGAGTATTAAATTTACAACATTTAAAAAAAATTGAAGTTAAATGATGGGGTTGTTACATTAGATTTTAGTGTAACAACCCCGTATTTATTTTATAAAAGAACAAAGGGAATGGAAATCTATCCAGTCATTGGAATTTTTTGAGGATATACTTTTATCTATATTTCTAAATGTTACATTATTATCTTGCAGTAAATAGGTATATTTATAGCCTGAAAAGTCAAATGTTTTTAGATATTTATAGTTAAATTCGTAATAGCAGCTGTGGTTACCTGCAAATGAATTCATTAAACTATACTCAACTCCATAATAGCTTTTACCATCATAAATTATTTTGGTGAATATTGTATAACCATTTCCCATGGTGTGAACAATTTTAAGGGATGATTTTTTTCCCTTTTGAGTATCAGAAATAAATTTATTTGCTATTTTACTACCAGAATTAATACAGCCATCGCCATCAAGAATACAACTGTCTTTAAGGGTATTTTGCATAGAGTATTTTCTTGAATCCAGAAGTAGTTCATGTTTAATATTTTCATAGCGGTGTTGGGAGACAATTAGTGCATAAATCTTTTTATATGTTTCTTCTGTGAGTTCATTAATAAATTTGTGAGGCTTTTCTATATAATATTTTCCATCTTTTTTATACATAAAGTAGAATTGATTATTTACTTCTACTTTATTGTAATTGGATGCTTGTGAAATATTATTCATACTTTTAATATTTATTTCTTTACCACTTTCAAGTAAAGTCGGAAGAGAATTATATGTTATAAACTTATTCATAATATTTTTGTATAAAGTAATGAATCCTTCAAGTGTAGAAGAGGTTCCATATACATCTTTAGTCATAGTGCTATTTGCCCAGGTTCTAGTTCGCTGGATCGTTTGATCATAATCACCCTCATTACTTAAGATGAAATTTACTTGCTTTACGTTACCTATCAAAGCAAAAATTAAAGCAGCATTTTGATCAAAAACAGTTTGATTATCTTTTGTTAAAAAACATCGTTTGGCCTGGCGGGTGGTTTCATAAGTTAT
The genomic region above belongs to Clostridium sp. AWRP and contains:
- a CDS encoding carboxyltransferase domain-containing protein, with the translated sequence MSKYDVIIDTLPAKGDRIEILFRQAGDGFIQVEYGYEQRVELLDSFRILAVDSKVKKMNIKGLIETLPSLRANMIHFDPTIISPQELIDKIKDAEESIAGVDDMVIDSRIITLPIAFEDSQTKKAVEMYLKQIRPDAPNCKDGYNLDYMALCNGCTVDDIKHMLLDTYWYNSGCGFWPGGGFFWPMDPRCKMIVPKYNPPRIWTPEGAVGIGGACLFTYTTATGGGYQLFGRTIPTFQLSMKHPQFKDGPFLYRPSGDRIKFVEVSEKEILDIYDHVHEKTDYVYDIQESQIVVKDYLEFLAKPEVVKGAEEFAKRQEQGSKIAPKL
- a CDS encoding biotin-dependent carboxyltransferase family protein, yielding MIKVINGGIEVLVEDWPGRLGYMGLGMAAAGAMDNLALQLGNLILGNKKGDAALEIAGGYCQFEIIEDGVIAITGSDMRPTINESDVPTWQAIAVKAGDILKFSHFGEAGFRAYVCIAGGIDVPEYLGSKSTCLFGSYGGFEGRKLAKDDVIKVNKKDASGIAGKKLNPKYIPEYVNEWELRTIPGPNSVPDYVTENGMDYLFSTPMKISHNANRAAYRLQEVPDYFWAREDGGKGGSHPSNIVDHGYNMRGAVNVTGNTPSLLIADGPTLGGFVCVANVINADLWKIGQGIPARDKVKLKLVTVEDAIKARKEREAMFEAVDLVID
- a CDS encoding acetyl-CoA carboxylase biotin carboxyl carrier protein subunit — its product is MEYTLKAHMPGLVARVVVNVGDKVEEGQELAVINCMKTEMSCQTEKAGVVKKVLVAEWDEMDIGSPMIILEA
- a CDS encoding 5-oxoprolinase subunit PxpA — encoded protein: MKIDINVDMGESFGRYILGDDEALMPYVTSANIATCFHAGDPLVLERTVKWAKKYGVAIGAHIGLPDRQGFGRRQMDISAEELRSDMLYQLGAMDAFLKLHDLKMQHVKPHGILYRMVGEQEKYIDTFLDTIEEYNKDLYIMLHTGCEALKRAEKRGLKTAPEVLIDLGYDENGNWMLERVKKARSPQQVADRAVKVAKERKIDTIDGKLIDVDGCTVCIHGDSPNALEVATAVKKSLESSGVTVTDLNGYFGQT
- a CDS encoding DUF1097 domain-containing protein produces the protein MKKIEALDVSVAILAAVSCLFMYIKVPVWALFIGWAWYFSLGATPDLIAKGIPPMITGSVLAILAFVLINVFTGFMPAMAATVVSVFITVFLLMISLKIPALNISLMSFNAYSCMFIGYGAGAYMAIKGMPALLNAAIWITGANFIGLIFGWMSIKFTTFKKN